From the genome of Streptomyces sp. V1I1, one region includes:
- a CDS encoding aldehyde dehydrogenase family protein produces the protein MSDVSRLGVFKTYKLYVGGKFPRSESGRVYEVTDSKDKWLANAPLSSRKDARDAVVAARKAFGGWSGATAYNRGQILYRIAEMLEGRREQFVREVADAEGLSKSKAAAVVDAAIDRWVWYAGWTDKIGQVVGGANPVAGPFFNLSTPEPTGVVTVIAPQESSFLGLVSVLAPVIATGNTAIVVASEKSPLPALSLGEVLATSDLPGGVVNVLSGRTAEIATPLASHQDVNAIDLTGADDVLAKELEIAAADNLKRVLRPQAVDFSADPGTHRLTAFLETKTVWHPTGSLGASGSAY, from the coding sequence ATGTCTGACGTGTCTCGTCTTGGCGTCTTCAAGACCTACAAGCTGTACGTCGGGGGCAAGTTCCCCCGCTCCGAGAGCGGCCGGGTGTACGAGGTGACGGACTCAAAGGACAAGTGGCTGGCCAACGCCCCTCTCTCCTCCCGCAAGGACGCACGTGACGCGGTCGTCGCGGCCCGCAAGGCCTTCGGCGGCTGGTCGGGCGCGACCGCGTACAACCGCGGCCAGATCCTCTACCGCATCGCCGAGATGCTGGAGGGCCGTCGCGAGCAGTTCGTACGCGAAGTGGCGGACGCGGAGGGCCTGTCCAAGTCGAAGGCGGCCGCCGTCGTGGACGCGGCGATCGACCGCTGGGTCTGGTACGCGGGCTGGACGGACAAGATCGGCCAGGTCGTGGGCGGGGCGAACCCGGTCGCGGGCCCGTTCTTCAACCTCTCCACCCCCGAGCCTACGGGCGTGGTCACCGTCATCGCGCCCCAGGAGTCTTCCTTCCTGGGCCTGGTCTCGGTGCTCGCCCCGGTGATCGCCACGGGCAATACGGCGATCGTCGTCGCGAGCGAGAAGTCGCCGCTCCCGGCCCTCTCCCTCGGCGAGGTACTGGCCACGTCCGACCTCCCCGGCGGCGTGGTCAACGTCCTCTCGGGCCGGACCGCCGAGATCGCGACGCCGCTGGCCTCGCACCAGGACGTCAACGCCATCGACCTCACCGGTGCCGATGACGTACTGGCGAAGGAGCTGGAGATCGCGGCGGCGGACAACCTCAAGCGCGTCCTTCGTCCACAGGCTGTGGATTTCTCGGCCGACCCCGGCACCCACCGCCTGACGGCCTTCCTGGAGACCAAGACGGTCTGGCACCCGACGGGCTCGCTCGGCGCGTCCGGTTCGGCGTACTGA
- the afsQ1 gene encoding two-component system response regulator AfsQ1 has translation MPFLLLIEDDDAIRTALELSLSRQGHRVATAATGEDGLKLLREQRPDLIVLDVMLPGIDGFEVCRRIRRTDQLPIILLTARSDDIDVVVGLESGADDYVVKPVQGRVLDARIRAVLRRGERESTDSATFGSLVIDRSAMTVTKNGEDLQLTPTELRLLLELSRRPGQALSRQQLLRLVWEHDYLGDSRLVDACVQRLRAKVEDVPSSPTLIRTVRGVGYRLDVPQ, from the coding sequence GTGCCTTTCCTGTTGCTGATCGAGGACGACGACGCCATCCGCACGGCCCTCGAACTCTCGCTGTCACGCCAGGGCCACCGAGTGGCCACCGCGGCGACGGGCGAGGACGGCCTGAAGCTGCTGCGCGAGCAGCGGCCGGACCTGATCGTGCTGGATGTGATGCTGCCCGGGATCGACGGTTTCGAGGTGTGCCGGCGGATCAGGCGGACCGACCAGCTGCCGATCATCCTGCTGACCGCGCGCAGCGACGACATCGATGTGGTCGTGGGTCTTGAGTCCGGCGCGGACGACTATGTCGTCAAGCCCGTGCAGGGCCGTGTGCTGGACGCCCGGATCCGCGCGGTGCTGCGGCGCGGAGAGCGGGAGTCCACCGACTCGGCGACCTTCGGCTCGCTGGTGATCGACCGCTCCGCGATGACGGTCACCAAGAACGGCGAGGACCTGCAGCTGACGCCGACCGAGCTGCGGCTGCTGCTGGAGCTGAGCCGCAGGCCCGGGCAGGCCCTGTCGCGGCAGCAGCTGCTGCGGCTGGTGTGGGAGCACGACTACCTCGGCGACTCACGGCTGGTCGACGCGTGTGTGCAGCGGCTGCGGGCGAAGGTGGAGGACGTGCCGTCCTCACCGACCCTGATCCGTACAGTGCGTGGCGTGGGCTACCGGCTGGACGTCCCGCAGTGA
- a CDS encoding SigE family RNA polymerase sigma factor, which translates to MNALHSTNSSAVVTRLHDVVRSTEKSGAVNGRGCVRGAGRQHKPSYMTVVDAPVGGSGAAYGEVTGERTSLSEAEFTAYVQERRASLYATAYHLTGDRFEAEDLLQSALFSTYRAWDRISDKAAVGGYLRRTMTNLHISAWRRRKLNEYPTEELPETASDTDAMRGTELRAVLWQALARLPELQRTMLVLRYYEGRTDPEIAEILDISVGTVKSSIWRSLRRLREDEVLSFGRDEEESFGELVA; encoded by the coding sequence ATGAACGCACTGCACAGCACCAACTCAAGCGCAGTTGTCACGCGTCTCCACGACGTCGTGAGGAGCACGGAGAAGTCCGGCGCCGTGAACGGGCGGGGGTGCGTTCGCGGCGCCGGGCGTCAGCACAAGCCGTCGTACATGACGGTGGTTGACGCACCTGTGGGGGGCAGCGGGGCCGCGTACGGGGAGGTAACGGGGGAGCGGACGAGCCTTTCGGAGGCGGAGTTCACCGCCTACGTGCAGGAGCGCCGCGCCTCCCTGTACGCGACCGCGTACCACCTGACCGGTGACCGGTTCGAGGCGGAGGATCTGCTGCAGAGCGCGCTGTTCTCGACGTACCGGGCCTGGGACAGGATCAGCGACAAGGCGGCGGTCGGGGGCTATCTGCGCCGCACCATGACCAACCTGCACATCAGCGCCTGGCGCCGGCGCAAGCTCAACGAGTACCCGACGGAGGAGCTGCCGGAGACGGCGAGCGACACCGACGCGATGCGGGGTACGGAGCTGCGTGCGGTGCTCTGGCAGGCGCTGGCCAGGCTGCCCGAGCTCCAGCGGACGATGCTGGTCCTGCGCTACTACGAGGGCCGCACCGACCCGGAGATCGCGGAGATCCTGGACATCAGTGTCGGCACGGTGAAGTCGAGCATCTGGCGGTCACTCCGTCGGCTGCGCGAGGACGAGGTCCTCAGCTTCGGCCGTGACGAGGAAGAGTCCTTCGGCGAGCTGGTGGCCTGA
- a CDS encoding purine-nucleoside phosphorylase, which yields MNASVNPDLNGATADPHAAADAAAARLRELTGTETHDVALVMGSGWAPAVDALGTPEAEFPVTELPGFPPPAVEGHGGKIRSYRIGAKHVLVFLGRTHYYEGRGVAAVAHGVRTAIAAGCKTVVLTNGCGGLREGMRPGQPVLISDHINLTATSPIVGANFVDLTDLYSPRLRALCKEIDASLEEGVYVQFPGPHYETPAEINMVRVLGGDLVGMSTVLEAIAAREAGAEVLGISLVTNLAAGLSGEPLNHEEVLQAGRDSAARMGELLTRVLDRI from the coding sequence GTGAACGCATCTGTGAATCCGGACCTCAACGGCGCTACCGCCGACCCCCACGCCGCGGCCGATGCCGCAGCCGCGCGCCTGCGTGAGCTGACCGGCACCGAGACGCATGACGTAGCCCTGGTGATGGGCTCCGGCTGGGCCCCGGCCGTCGACGCGCTCGGTACGCCCGAGGCCGAGTTCCCGGTCACCGAGCTGCCCGGCTTCCCGCCGCCGGCGGTCGAGGGCCATGGCGGCAAGATCCGCTCGTACCGGATCGGCGCGAAGCACGTGCTGGTCTTCCTGGGCCGTACCCACTACTACGAGGGCCGCGGTGTCGCCGCGGTCGCGCACGGGGTGCGCACGGCGATCGCCGCGGGCTGCAAGACCGTCGTCCTGACGAACGGCTGCGGCGGCCTGCGCGAGGGCATGCGGCCCGGCCAGCCGGTGCTGATCAGCGACCACATCAACCTGACGGCGACGTCGCCGATCGTCGGCGCGAACTTCGTGGACCTGACGGACCTGTACTCGCCGCGGCTGCGGGCACTGTGCAAGGAGATCGACGCGTCGCTGGAGGAGGGCGTGTACGTGCAGTTCCCCGGCCCGCACTACGAGACGCCGGCTGAGATCAACATGGTCCGCGTGCTGGGCGGCGACCTGGTGGGCATGTCCACGGTCCTCGAGGCGATCGCGGCGCGCGAGGCGGGCGCGGAGGTGCTGGGCATCTCCCTGGTCACGAACCTGGCGGCGGGCCTGTCGGGCGAGCCGCTGAACCACGAGGAAGTGCTGCAGGCGGGGCGGGACTCGGCGGCGCGGATGGGCGAGCTGCTGACGCGGGTACTGGACCGCATCTGA
- the deoC gene encoding deoxyribose-phosphate aldolase gives MPSAPAFADVTASDSTLRRFLHGLPGVDAVGLEARAAGLGTRSIKTTAKAYAIDLAISMIDLTTLEGADTPGKVRALAAKAVHPDPTDRTTPATAAVCVYPDMAAVAAEALKGSGVKVASVATAFPAGRAALDVKLADTRDAVAAGADEIDMVIDRGAFLSGRYLKVYEEIRAVKEAAGPARLKVIFETGELSTYDNIRRASWLGMLAGADFIKTSTGKVAVNATPANTLLMLEAVRDFRAQTGIQIGVKPAGGIRTTKDAIKFLVLVNETVGEDWLDNHWFRFGASSLLNDLLMQRQKLATGRYSGPDYVTVD, from the coding sequence ATGCCCTCTGCACCCGCATTCGCTGACGTGACAGCGTCCGACAGCACACTGCGCCGCTTCCTCCACGGCCTGCCCGGCGTCGACGCCGTCGGCCTGGAGGCCCGCGCCGCAGGGCTGGGGACGCGTTCGATCAAGACCACGGCCAAGGCGTACGCCATCGATCTGGCCATCTCGATGATCGACCTGACGACGCTCGAAGGCGCGGACACCCCGGGCAAGGTCCGGGCGCTCGCCGCCAAGGCCGTCCATCCCGACCCGACCGACCGCACCACCCCGGCGACCGCCGCGGTCTGCGTCTACCCCGACATGGCGGCCGTCGCAGCCGAGGCCCTGAAGGGCTCCGGAGTCAAGGTCGCCTCCGTCGCCACCGCCTTCCCGGCCGGCCGCGCCGCGCTCGACGTGAAGCTCGCGGACACCCGCGACGCCGTCGCCGCCGGGGCCGACGAGATCGACATGGTGATCGACCGGGGAGCCTTCCTCTCGGGTCGATACTTGAAGGTGTACGAGGAGATCCGCGCCGTGAAGGAGGCCGCCGGCCCCGCCCGGCTGAAGGTCATCTTCGAGACCGGCGAACTCTCCACGTACGACAACATCCGCCGCGCCTCCTGGCTCGGCATGCTGGCCGGCGCGGACTTCATCAAGACCTCGACCGGCAAGGTCGCGGTCAACGCCACCCCGGCCAACACGCTCCTGATGCTGGAGGCCGTGCGCGACTTCCGCGCGCAGACCGGCATCCAGATCGGCGTGAAGCCCGCGGGCGGCATCCGCACCACCAAGGACGCCATCAAGTTCCTCGTCCTGGTCAACGAGACCGTCGGCGAGGACTGGCTGGACAACCACTGGTTCCGCTTCGGCGCGTCGAGCCTGCTGAACGACCTGCTGATGCAGCGTCAGAAGCTGGCGACCGGCCGCTACTCCGGCCCCGACTACGTGACGGTGGACTGA
- a CDS encoding ATP-binding protein, with translation MSSQPIPTRVVLLAGPSGSGKSSLAARTGLPVLRLDDFYKEAGDPTLPLVTGSTDIDWDSPGSWDADAAVAAIVELCRTGRTTVPVYDIATSARVDTEAFDIDRTPLFVAEGIFAADIVERCQELGVLADALCLRGRPSTTFRRRLARDLREGRKSVGFLLRRGWRLMRAERGIVARQTSLGAHPCGKEEALGRLAAAAGRCRRSPAARTLA, from the coding sequence GTGAGTTCCCAACCCATCCCGACCCGCGTCGTCTTGCTCGCGGGCCCCTCAGGCTCCGGCAAGTCGTCCCTCGCCGCCCGCACCGGCCTGCCGGTACTGCGGCTCGACGACTTCTACAAAGAGGCCGGCGACCCGACGCTGCCGCTCGTCACGGGCAGCACGGACATCGACTGGGACTCCCCGGGGTCCTGGGACGCGGATGCGGCGGTGGCCGCGATCGTGGAGCTGTGCCGTACGGGACGTACGACCGTCCCCGTGTACGACATCGCCACGAGCGCACGCGTCGACACGGAGGCGTTCGACATCGACCGCACGCCGCTGTTCGTGGCGGAGGGCATCTTCGCGGCGGACATCGTCGAGCGCTGCCAGGAACTGGGCGTGCTGGCGGACGCACTGTGCCTGCGCGGCCGGCCGTCGACGACGTTCCGCCGCCGACTGGCCAGGGACCTGCGCGAGGGCCGCAAGTCGGTGGGCTTCCTGCTCCGCCGCGGCTGGCGCCTGATGCGCGCGGAACGCGGCATCGTGGCCCGCCAGACGAGTCTGGGAGCGCACCCCTGCGGCAAGGAGGAGGCCCTGGGCCGCCTGGCGGCGGCCGCGGGCCGCTGCCGAAGGTCGCCTGCGGCGCGGACGTTGGCGTAA
- a CDS encoding HAMP domain-containing sensor histidine kinase encodes MSGAAKRAILAGLRWTSLRLRLVVVFALVALTAAVSASGIAYWLNREAVLTRTQDSALRDFRQEMQNRAAALPLRPTQNELQKAAEQMAGGNSGYSVLLIGERAEGKPIVGASDPDSFTLDDVPDKLREAVNERQGVGAGNSVPYHLYWQRTQRGSKPYLVGGTRIIGGGPTGYLFKSLDQERQDLNSLAWSLGIATALALVGSALLAQAAATTVLKPVHRLGEAARRLGEGKLDTRLRVSGTDELAELARTFNKTAESLEKKVADMSAREESSRRFVADMSHELRTPLTALTAVTEVLEDEADSLDPMIAPAVNLVVSETRRLGDLVENLMEVTRFDAGTARLVVDTVDVADQVTACIDARAWLDAVELDAERGIMAQLDPRRLDVILANLIGNALKHGGSPVRVSVRPVDHELLIEVRDHGPGIPEDVLPHVFDRFYKASASRPRSEGSGLGLSIAMENAHIHGGDIIAANSADGDGAVFVLRLPRDASSLKDCDGHDDADADDGEERNRDRGEGDAQ; translated from the coding sequence GTGAGCGGTGCCGCAAAGCGCGCGATCCTCGCCGGACTTCGCTGGACGAGCCTGCGGCTGCGTCTCGTCGTCGTCTTCGCCCTGGTCGCGCTGACCGCCGCCGTGTCCGCGTCGGGCATCGCGTACTGGCTCAACCGCGAAGCCGTGCTGACCCGTACGCAGGACTCGGCGCTGCGGGACTTCCGCCAGGAGATGCAGAACCGGGCCGCCGCGCTGCCGCTGCGGCCCACGCAGAACGAGCTGCAGAAGGCCGCCGAGCAGATGGCCGGCGGCAACTCCGGCTACAGCGTGCTGCTCATCGGCGAGCGGGCCGAGGGCAAGCCGATCGTCGGCGCATCGGACCCGGACAGCTTCACGCTCGACGACGTGCCGGACAAGCTGCGGGAGGCGGTGAACGAGCGGCAGGGCGTCGGCGCGGGCAACTCCGTTCCGTACCACCTCTACTGGCAGCGCACCCAGCGCGGCAGCAAGCCCTATCTGGTCGGCGGCACGCGGATCATCGGCGGCGGTCCGACCGGCTATCTGTTCAAGTCGCTGGACCAGGAGCGCCAGGACCTCAACTCGCTCGCCTGGTCGCTGGGGATCGCCACCGCGCTCGCGCTCGTCGGCTCCGCGCTGCTCGCGCAGGCCGCGGCCACCACCGTGCTCAAGCCCGTGCACCGCCTCGGCGAGGCGGCCCGCCGGCTCGGCGAGGGCAAGCTCGACACCCGGCTGCGGGTTTCCGGCACGGACGAACTCGCCGAGCTGGCAAGGACGTTCAACAAGACGGCGGAGTCGCTGGAGAAGAAGGTCGCGGACATGAGCGCGCGGGAGGAGTCCAGCCGTCGCTTCGTCGCCGACATGTCGCACGAGCTGCGCACCCCGCTGACCGCGCTCACCGCCGTCACCGAGGTGCTGGAGGACGAGGCCGACAGCCTCGACCCGATGATCGCGCCCGCGGTGAACCTGGTGGTGAGCGAGACCCGGAGGCTCGGCGACCTCGTCGAGAATCTGATGGAGGTCACCCGCTTCGACGCGGGCACCGCCAGGCTCGTAGTGGACACGGTCGACGTCGCCGACCAGGTCACCGCCTGCATCGACGCACGTGCCTGGCTGGACGCGGTGGAGCTGGACGCCGAGCGCGGGATCATGGCCCAGCTCGATCCGCGCCGGCTCGACGTGATTCTGGCGAATCTGATCGGCAACGCACTCAAGCACGGCGGTTCGCCGGTACGGGTGTCGGTGCGGCCGGTCGACCACGAGCTGCTGATCGAGGTACGGGACCACGGGCCCGGCATCCCCGAGGACGTACTGCCGCATGTCTTCGACCGGTTCTACAAGGCGAGCGCCTCGCGGCCGCGCTCCGAGGGCAGCGGTCTGGGGCTGTCGATCGCGATGGAGAACGCGCACATCCACGGCGGCGACATCATCGCGGCGAACTCCGCGGACGGCGACGGCGCGGTGTTCGTACTGCGGCTGCCGCGCGACGCCTCGTCGCTGAAGGACTGCGACGGGCACGACGACGCGGATGCGGACGATGGCGAAGAGCGCAACCGCGATCGGGGAGAGGGAGACGCGCAGTGA
- a CDS encoding aldehyde dehydrogenase family protein, which produces MTMAFEYAPAPESRSIVDIAPSYGLFIDGEFTDAADGRVFKTVSPSTEEVLSEVAQAGAEDVDRAVKAARKAFEKWSALPGTERAKYLFRIARIIQERSRELAVLETLDNGKPIKETRDADLPLVAAHFFYYAGWADKLDHAGYGSDPRPLGVAGQVIPWNFPLLMLAWKIAPALATGNTVVLKPAETTPLSALFFADICRQAGLPKGVVNILPGYGETGAALVEHPDVNKVAFTGSTAVGKAIARQIAGTDKKVTLELGGKGANIVFDDAPIDQAVEGIVSGIFFNQGQVCCAGSRLLVQESIQDELLDSLKRRLSTLRLGDPLDKNTDIGAINSAEQLARIKALTETGEAEGAERWSPACELPSSGYWFAPTLFTNVTQAHRIARDEIFGPVLSVLTFRTPDEAVAKANNSQYGLSAGIWTEKGSRILAVAAKLRAGVVWANTFNKFDPTSPFGGYKESGFGREGGRHGLEAYLDV; this is translated from the coding sequence ATCACCATGGCTTTCGAGTACGCACCCGCCCCCGAATCGCGGTCGATCGTCGACATCGCGCCGTCGTACGGCCTCTTCATCGACGGCGAGTTCACCGACGCCGCGGACGGCAGGGTCTTCAAGACGGTCTCCCCGTCCACCGAGGAAGTCCTCTCCGAGGTCGCCCAGGCCGGCGCCGAGGACGTGGACCGCGCCGTGAAGGCGGCCCGCAAGGCGTTCGAGAAGTGGTCGGCGCTGCCCGGCACGGAGCGCGCCAAGTACCTGTTCCGCATCGCGCGGATCATCCAGGAGCGCTCGCGCGAGCTGGCCGTCCTGGAGACCCTCGACAACGGCAAGCCGATCAAGGAGACCCGCGACGCGGACCTCCCCCTCGTCGCCGCGCACTTCTTCTACTACGCGGGCTGGGCCGACAAGCTCGACCACGCCGGGTACGGATCCGACCCGCGCCCGCTCGGCGTCGCCGGCCAGGTCATCCCCTGGAACTTCCCGCTGCTGATGCTCGCGTGGAAGATCGCCCCGGCGCTCGCCACCGGCAACACCGTGGTGCTGAAGCCCGCCGAGACGACCCCGCTCTCCGCCCTCTTCTTCGCGGACATCTGCCGCCAGGCGGGACTGCCGAAGGGCGTCGTCAACATCCTTCCGGGATACGGCGAGACGGGCGCCGCGCTCGTCGAGCACCCCGACGTCAACAAGGTCGCCTTCACCGGCTCGACCGCCGTCGGCAAGGCCATCGCCCGCCAGATCGCCGGCACCGACAAGAAGGTCACCCTCGAACTGGGCGGCAAGGGCGCGAACATCGTCTTCGACGACGCCCCCATCGACCAGGCCGTCGAGGGCATCGTCTCCGGCATCTTCTTCAACCAGGGCCAGGTCTGCTGCGCGGGCTCACGCCTGCTGGTCCAGGAGTCGATCCAGGACGAGCTGCTCGACTCGCTCAAGCGCCGCCTCTCCACGCTGCGCCTCGGCGACCCGCTGGACAAGAACACCGACATCGGCGCGATCAACTCCGCCGAGCAGCTGGCCCGTATCAAGGCGCTGACCGAGACGGGCGAGGCGGAGGGCGCCGAGCGCTGGTCGCCGGCGTGCGAGCTGCCGAGTTCCGGCTACTGGTTCGCCCCGACGCTGTTCACGAATGTCACCCAGGCGCACAGGATCGCGCGCGACGAGATCTTCGGCCCGGTGCTGTCGGTGCTGACGTTCCGTACGCCGGACGAGGCGGTCGCCAAGGCCAACAACAGCCAGTACGGCCTGTCCGCCGGAATCTGGACGGAGAAGGGCTCCCGCATCCTCGCGGTCGCCGCCAAGCTCCGCGCGGGTGTGGTGTGGGCCAACACGTTCAACAAGTTCGACCCGACCTCGCCCTTCGGCGGCTACAAGGAGTCGGGCTTCGGCCGCGAGGGCGGCCGTCACGGTCTGGAGGCCTACCTCGATGTCTGA
- a CDS encoding phospho-sugar mutase → MQQDLIARARAWQAEDPDSETREELGKLIEAQDLDELAVRFAGTLQFGTAGLRGELGAGPMRMNRAVVIRAAAGLAAYLKAKGQGDGLVVIGYDARYKSADFALDTAAVMVGAGLRAAVLPRPLPTPVLAFAIRKLGAAAGVEVTASHNPPRDNGYKVYLGDGSQIVPPADAEIAAGIDAIRSLGDVPRAETGWDTLGDEVLEAYLERTDAVLTPGSPRTARVVYTAMHGVGKDVLTAAFARAGFPAPTLVQEQAEPDPAFPTVAFPNPEEPGAMDLAFETARRVQPDIVIANDPDADRCAVAVPAGSDWKMLRGDEVGALLAAHLVHKGVSSRDKNSTFAESIVSSSLLGRIADAAGLSYEETLTGFKWIARVEGLRYGYEEALGYCVDPDGVRDKDGITAALVVTELASELKERGRTLTDLLDDLAVAHGLHATDQLSVRVEDLSIIANAMRALREQPPAALAGLRVAVAEDLNRGTDKLPPTDGLRYYLDGEFNARVIVRPSGTEPKLKCYLEVVVPVADASELASARERATEVLEGIKRDLAAAAGI, encoded by the coding sequence GTGCAGCAGGACCTCATCGCGCGGGCCAGGGCATGGCAGGCCGAGGACCCGGACAGTGAGACCCGGGAGGAGCTCGGGAAGCTCATCGAGGCGCAGGATCTCGACGAGCTCGCCGTGCGGTTCGCCGGGACGCTGCAGTTCGGGACAGCCGGGCTGCGCGGGGAGCTCGGGGCCGGGCCCATGCGGATGAACCGGGCCGTCGTCATCCGCGCCGCCGCCGGGCTCGCCGCGTACCTGAAGGCGAAGGGGCAGGGCGACGGGCTCGTCGTGATCGGGTACGACGCCCGGTACAAGTCCGCCGACTTCGCGCTGGACACCGCCGCCGTCATGGTCGGCGCCGGCCTCCGCGCCGCCGTGCTGCCGCGCCCGCTGCCCACGCCCGTACTCGCCTTCGCCATAAGGAAGCTGGGCGCCGCCGCCGGCGTCGAGGTCACCGCCAGCCACAACCCCCCGCGCGACAACGGCTACAAGGTCTACCTCGGCGACGGCTCCCAGATCGTGCCGCCCGCCGACGCGGAGATCGCCGCCGGGATCGACGCGATCCGCAGCCTGGGCGACGTACCGCGTGCCGAGACCGGCTGGGACACCCTCGGTGACGAGGTCCTGGAGGCTTATCTGGAGCGTACGGACGCCGTGCTGACCCCCGGCTCCCCCCGTACCGCCCGCGTCGTCTACACCGCCATGCACGGCGTCGGCAAAGACGTACTGACCGCCGCCTTCGCCCGTGCCGGCTTCCCCGCGCCAACCCTCGTACAGGAGCAGGCCGAGCCCGACCCGGCCTTCCCGACCGTCGCGTTCCCCAACCCGGAGGAACCGGGGGCGATGGATCTAGCCTTCGAGACCGCCCGCCGGGTCCAGCCGGACATCGTCATCGCCAATGACCCCGACGCGGACCGCTGCGCCGTAGCCGTCCCCGCAGGCTCGGACTGGAAGATGCTCCGCGGCGACGAGGTCGGCGCGCTGCTCGCCGCGCACCTCGTCCACAAGGGGGTGTCTTCGCGGGACAAGAACAGCACCTTCGCCGAGTCCATCGTGTCCTCGTCCCTCCTCGGGCGGATCGCGGACGCGGCAGGACTCTCGTACGAGGAGACACTGACCGGCTTCAAGTGGATCGCCCGTGTGGAGGGCCTGCGGTACGGCTACGAGGAGGCGCTGGGCTACTGCGTCGACCCCGACGGCGTACGCGACAAGGACGGCATCACCGCGGCCCTCGTCGTGACCGAACTCGCCTCGGAGCTCAAGGAACGGGGCCGCACCCTCACCGATCTGCTCGACGACCTCGCCGTCGCGCACGGGCTCCATGCCACCGACCAGCTGTCGGTGCGGGTCGAGGACCTGAGCATCATCGCGAACGCGATGCGCGCGCTGCGCGAGCAGCCGCCGGCCGCGCTCGCCGGGCTGCGGGTCGCCGTCGCCGAGGACCTGAACCGGGGCACCGACAAGCTGCCGCCGACGGACGGCCTGCGGTACTACCTCGACGGCGAGTTCAATGCCCGCGTCATCGTCCGCCCGAGCGGCACCGAGCCGAAGCTCAAGTGCTACCTGGAGGTCGTCGTGCCGGTCGCGGACGCGAGCGAGCTGGCGTCCGCGCGGGAGCGGGCGACGGAGGTCCTGGAGGGGATCAAGCGGGACCTGGCGGCGGCAGCCGGTATCTGA
- a CDS encoding VanZ family protein, with the protein MQRQGPAGSAAIRFRAAGVILLLAHLLLVAWLTLRPLDVVWVTATNLEPLAGIKADLALGSVQAARRIGEGLLLLAPLGILLPMAGGRLTVSPLASLARTIAAGALLSLGIELLQTGVPGRVLDVDSLLLNTAGVALAHLVVVPAGRVRLRRRQERVAAGSSRQRRGALLRDEAPQGATPTIPRVGIAP; encoded by the coding sequence GTGCAGCGTCAAGGTCCGGCCGGCAGTGCCGCCATCCGCTTCCGCGCGGCGGGGGTCATCCTCCTCCTCGCGCATCTGCTGCTCGTCGCATGGCTGACGCTGCGCCCACTGGACGTGGTGTGGGTGACGGCCACGAATCTCGAGCCGCTCGCCGGGATAAAGGCGGATCTGGCGCTGGGTTCCGTTCAGGCCGCGCGCCGGATAGGCGAAGGACTGCTGCTGCTGGCCCCTCTCGGCATTCTGCTGCCGATGGCGGGCGGCCGGCTCACCGTCTCTCCCCTGGCCTCGCTGGCCCGCACGATCGCGGCCGGAGCCCTGCTGTCGCTCGGCATCGAGCTACTGCAGACCGGGGTGCCCGGCCGGGTGCTCGACGTGGACTCGCTGCTGCTGAACACGGCCGGGGTGGCCCTGGCCCATCTGGTGGTGGTGCCCGCGGGCCGGGTCCGCCTCCGTCGCAGGCAGGAGCGGGTGGCCGCGGGCTCCTCCCGGCAGCGCCGCGGGGCCCTGCTGCGGGATGAGGCGCCTCAGGGGGCTACCCCGACGATTCCCAGGGTCGGGATCGCACCGTAG
- a CDS encoding PH domain-containing protein, with translation MTSPQQPTEPTYADRTFRSPGAMVGGVLLLALITWICGDALIRGEGRTPWLALAAALLTVPLVVAYTLRPAVFANNDRLRIRNPFRTITLPWAAVADVRAGYSSEAFTQDGTKYQLWAIPVSLRQRKRAARRQMQHAQDDPHGRTSVSADVTDSKARVAQADQTVADLRELAERNAALSGAQGEPQIRWAYEIVAPAVAGAVLLTVLLATG, from the coding sequence ATGACCAGTCCCCAGCAGCCCACCGAGCCCACCTACGCCGACCGGACCTTCCGGTCGCCCGGCGCGATGGTGGGCGGAGTGCTGCTGCTCGCGCTCATCACGTGGATCTGCGGGGACGCGTTGATCCGGGGCGAGGGGCGCACGCCGTGGCTGGCACTCGCCGCGGCGCTGCTGACCGTCCCGCTTGTGGTGGCGTACACACTGCGGCCGGCGGTCTTCGCCAACAACGACCGGCTGCGGATCAGGAACCCCTTCCGGACGATCACGCTGCCCTGGGCGGCGGTCGCGGATGTGCGGGCCGGGTACTCCAGCGAGGCGTTCACACAGGACGGTACGAAGTACCAGTTGTGGGCGATCCCGGTCTCGTTGCGACAGCGCAAGCGGGCCGCACGGCGACAGATGCAGCATGCGCAGGACGACCCGCACGGGCGGACGTCGGTGAGCGCGGATGTCACCGACTCCAAGGCGCGGGTCGCTCAGGCCGACCAGACGGTCGCGGACCTGCGGGAACTGGCCGAGCGCAACGCCGCGCTGTCGGGTGCGCAGGGTGAGCCGCAGATCCGCTGGGCGTACGAGATCGTCGCGCCGGCGGTGGCTGGGGCGGTGCTGCTCACGGTGCTGCTGGCGACTGGCTGA